A region of Ictidomys tridecemlineatus isolate mIctTri1 chromosome 4, mIctTri1.hap1, whole genome shotgun sequence DNA encodes the following proteins:
- the LOC101955281 gene encoding LOW QUALITY PROTEIN: olfactory receptor 2AT4 (The sequence of the model RefSeq protein was modified relative to this genomic sequence to represent the inferred CDS: deleted 2 bases in 1 codon) has translation MEATTCNGSVDSTPVFYLVGIPSLPEFFFLPMFFIFLLFYLLILTGNALILVAVVAEPNLHKPMYFFLINLSALDILFTTTTVPKMLSLFLLGDHFLSFPSCLLQMYLFQSFTCSEAFLLVVMAYDRYVAICRPLHYPVHMTPQTNAALAASAWFTALLLPVPAVVKTSQMAYNNIAYIYHCFCDHFALVQASCSDTTPQTLMGFCIAMVVSFLPLLLVLLSYAHILASVLRIRSQEGRSKAFSTCSSHLLVVGTYYSSIAVAYVAYRADLPLDFHIMGNVAYAILTPILNPLIYTLRNKDVKAAIMKIISQKPGRDRNI, from the exons ATGGAGGCCACAACCTGTAACGGCTCAGTGGACAGCACCCCCGTCTTCTACCTGGTGGGCATCCCCTCTCTACCAGAGTTCTTCTTCCTCCCCatgttctttattttcctccTGTTCTACCTTCTCATTCTCACAGGTAATGCCCTGATCCTGGTGGCCGTGGTGGCAGAGCCAAACCTTCACAAGCCCATGTACTTCTTTCTGATCAACCTCTCAGCCTTAGATATTCTTTTCACCACAACTACCGTCCCCAAGATGCTGTCCCTCTTCCTGCTTGGGGACCACTTCCTCAGCTTTCCTTCCTGCTTACTGCAGATGTACCTCTTTCAAAGCTTTACATGCTCAGAAGCCTTCCTCCTGGTGgtcatggcctatgaccgctacgTGGCCATCTGCCGCCCACTGCACTACCCCGTCCACATGACCCCACAGACTAATGCTGCACTGGCGGCCAGTGCCTGGTTCACTGCCCTCCTCCTGCCCGTCCCAGCGGTGGTAAAGACTTCCCAGATGGCATATAACAACATTGCCTACATCTATCACTGCTTCTGTGACCACTTTGCTCTAGTCCAGGCCTCCTGCTCCGACACCACCCCACAGACCCTCATGGGCTTCTGCATCGCCATGGTggtctccttcctcccccttctcctggTGCTTCTGTCCTATGCTCACATCCTGGCCTCGGTGCTTCGCATCAGATCCCAAGAAGGACGTtccaaggccttctccacctgcagcTCCCACCTCCTGGTGGTGGGCACCTACTACTCGTCCATTGCTGTGGCCTATGTGGCCTACAGGGCTGACCTGCCCCTGGACTTCCACATCATGGGCAATGTGGCCTATGCTATTCTCACACCAATTCTTAACCCGCTCATTTATACCCTGAGAAATAAGGATGTCAAGGCTGCCATCATGAAAATT ATATCTCAAAAACCAGGCAGGGACAGAAACATTTAA